In the Flavisolibacter tropicus genome, one interval contains:
- a CDS encoding 2-hydroxyacid dehydrogenase codes for MKVAVFSTHLFEKTILQQASNGKHELVLIPAPLSVASVMLAQGCEAVSIFVNDDASEAVLQKLNELGIRYIVLRSAGYNNVDIATADKLGIKVARVPEYSPYAVAEHTVALMLALNRKLIKAHNRVHDSNFTLDGLTGFDMHGKTAGIIGLGKIGRVVAKILTGFGCHLLATDPYPNPNLEKELNLSFVDIDTLCLRSDIITLHTPLTEETKYIINKKRIDQMKKGVMLINTSRGALINTRDVIEGLKSCKIGYLGLDVYEEEKGLFFEDHSTEILQDDVIARLMTFPNVLITSHQAFLTDTALQNIADTTIDNLSVFAAGKSSPNEVKIH; via the coding sequence ATGAAAGTAGCGGTCTTTAGCACCCATTTATTTGAAAAGACAATCCTGCAACAAGCTTCAAACGGTAAGCACGAGCTAGTGCTTATTCCTGCGCCACTTTCTGTAGCATCGGTTATGTTAGCGCAAGGTTGTGAGGCTGTAAGCATATTTGTAAATGACGATGCTTCAGAAGCCGTTTTACAAAAACTTAATGAGCTGGGTATTCGATATATTGTATTGCGCTCTGCTGGTTATAATAACGTGGATATAGCAACTGCAGACAAGTTGGGTATAAAAGTAGCACGGGTGCCTGAGTATTCTCCTTATGCAGTAGCCGAGCATACTGTGGCATTAATGCTTGCACTAAATAGGAAATTGATCAAAGCGCATAACCGGGTTCATGATTCCAACTTTACCCTTGATGGTCTTACAGGTTTTGATATGCACGGTAAAACTGCTGGTATTATTGGGCTAGGAAAGATTGGAAGGGTAGTAGCAAAAATCCTTACTGGATTTGGCTGCCATTTGCTGGCAACAGATCCATATCCCAATCCTAACCTTGAAAAGGAGTTGAATCTTTCCTTTGTTGACATTGATACACTTTGTCTGCGGTCAGATATCATTACACTGCATACGCCGCTAACAGAAGAAACAAAGTATATCATCAATAAGAAAAGGATCGATCAAATGAAGAAAGGTGTCATGCTGATCAATACCAGCAGGGGTGCCTTGATCAACACCCGCGATGTAATTGAGGGTTTGAAGTCTTGTAAGATTGGCTACTTAGGACTGGATGTGTACGAAGAGGAAAAAGGATTATTCTTTGAGGACCACTCAACTGAAATTCTGCAAGATGATGTAATTGCCCGTTTGATGACATTCCCAAATGTATTAATCACCAGCCATCAGGCCTTTTTAACTGATACAGCACTTCAAAACATTGCCGATACTACGATTGATAATCTAAGCGTATTTGCAGCGGGAAAGTCTTCGCCCAATGAAGTAAAGATCCACTGA
- a CDS encoding LytR/AlgR family response regulator transcription factor: MKAIAIDDEPIALDIIRSHASKVPFLDLRAAFTDAFKALDYLQKESIDLLFLDIKMPDISGLDFFNSLSKKPLVIFTTAYSEHAVTSFELDAVDYLLKPFSLARFIKSCNKAYELYNFRNNVVDTSDHLYVKTGYEQLKVYYDEILYLEASGNYVTFVLKDKNILSRSTFAEAINLLPADKFVRIHRSFLVAANKIDKAERHQVTIQNTKIPVSEAYAQNLTAIFKK; this comes from the coding sequence ATGAAAGCCATTGCCATTGATGATGAACCTATAGCCTTGGATATAATCCGGTCGCATGCCTCCAAGGTACCTTTCCTTGATCTGAGGGCAGCATTTACTGATGCGTTTAAAGCATTGGACTATCTGCAAAAGGAGAGTATTGATCTGCTTTTTCTGGATATTAAAATGCCAGACATCTCTGGTCTTGATTTCTTTAATAGTCTTAGCAAAAAACCCTTGGTTATTTTTACTACCGCTTACTCTGAACATGCTGTAACAAGCTTTGAGCTGGATGCTGTGGATTACCTGTTGAAGCCCTTTTCGTTAGCCCGGTTTATTAAAAGTTGTAACAAAGCCTATGAGCTTTATAACTTCCGTAATAATGTGGTTGATACCTCCGATCACTTGTATGTGAAGACAGGGTATGAGCAACTAAAAGTATACTACGATGAGATCCTTTACCTGGAAGCATCGGGTAATTATGTAACCTTTGTTTTAAAAGACAAGAACATTCTTTCACGCAGTACGTTTGCCGAAGCCATTAACCTGTTGCCTGCCGATAAGTTTGTACGTATACACCGGTCTTTTTTGGTAGCCGCAAACAAAATAGACAAAGCCGAACGACATCAGGTAACCATACAAAATACCAAGATACCAGTTAGTGAAGCTTATGCGCAGAATCTAACAGCTATTTTCAAGAAGTAA
- a CDS encoding pentapeptide repeat-containing protein has translation MKQRFLLAAGFLLLNGFAFAQTQVKAEDVVAKINRGEAVSYQNARISGDLDLTHLAKQTIEFQDKARKSDTIFVNTVNVPVRFTNCTFSGKVIGYFNPDNGKEQENYKVSKIYNTNFDKDVTFTNCTFEKETNFKYSEFKGKTSFSGSQFKDMAFFKYTEFTTAPDFSKAKFDDLSFKYVKFPSGVSFAGARFTGDTDFKYAEFAKGADFQKAQFDSYANFKYAKLNNPYLKGAMFNRSGDFKYTTVNNKNVVLTTLADNSRLQ, from the coding sequence ATGAAACAACGTTTCTTATTGGCAGCAGGATTTTTATTACTAAATGGCTTTGCTTTTGCACAAACCCAGGTAAAAGCAGAAGATGTAGTGGCAAAGATCAACAGGGGAGAGGCCGTTAGTTATCAGAACGCTCGCATTTCCGGAGACCTGGATCTAACACACCTGGCAAAGCAAACCATTGAATTTCAAGACAAGGCTAGAAAGTCAGACACCATATTCGTAAATACGGTTAATGTGCCAGTTCGTTTTACCAATTGTACTTTCAGTGGCAAGGTCATTGGTTATTTTAATCCCGACAATGGCAAAGAACAGGAAAACTATAAAGTCTCAAAAATTTATAACACCAACTTTGACAAGGATGTAACATTTACTAATTGCACTTTTGAAAAGGAAACCAATTTTAAGTATAGCGAGTTTAAAGGAAAGACCAGTTTCTCTGGCAGCCAATTTAAGGATATGGCCTTCTTTAAGTATACAGAGTTTACTACTGCTCCTGACTTCAGTAAGGCAAAATTTGATGATCTGTCGTTCAAATATGTAAAGTTTCCATCTGGAGTAAGCTTTGCTGGCGCCCGGTTCACTGGAGATACTGACTTTAAATATGCAGAGTTTGCAAAAGGTGCTGATTTTCAAAAGGCCCAATTTGATAGTTATGCCAACTTCAAATATGCTAAACTAAATAACCCCTATCTAAAAGGAGCTATGTTTAACCGTTCTGGCGATTTCAAATACACCACGGTGAATAACAAGAATGTAGTCTTAACCACACTTGCCGACAATAGCCGATTACAATAG
- a CDS encoding cation-translocating P-type ATPase — MNWYNTDVDTVFQQLSASRQGLTTEQVDHRLAEYGKNVLAEKKKKPAWVLFLLQFKDFMIVILIAAAIISGFLGDTTDTIVILLIVFLNAIVGFVQEYRAEKAMEALKKMATPHASVLRNKTVTVVPSEELVPGDLVLLEAGNLVPADIRLVETHSLRIVESSLTGESVPVDKSQDALTETDLPLGDRFNMAYKGTHITNGRATGIVTDTGMKTELGKIAAMLQQEESVTPLQNRLTDFGKKLTYLIIGICIVLFFVGYLRGQDPLTMLLLSISLAVAAIPEALPALITIALAQGAKRLVRKNVLIRKLPAVETLGSVTYICSDKTGTLTQNKMTVVEVFPLSTSRQLGESDSFLNNAMVLNQDVKRDKEGNWMGDPTEIAMVAYVNDQNGQSVGTIQGQYPRVGELPFDSDRKRMTTIHAYGDQFIAISKGALESIIAIINDHSDEQMLVEKASEMASNGIRVLAFCYRLFDKKPAVLSVEDIEKEMTLAGLVGMIDPPREEIPASIRECKTAGIQPVMITGDHKETAAAIARQIGILDEDGLVVTGAELQKLSNEDFHRRVERIRVYARVSPQQKLDIVRALQDKKHFVAMTGDGVNDAPSLKMANIGIAMGITGTDVSKEASHMILLDDNFATIVRAIREGRRIYDNIRKFVKYIMTCNSAEIWTIFMAPLVGLPIPLLPIHILWINLVTDGLPGLTLSAEKAEANIMRRPPRRTTESLFSEGISYHIVWVGILMAAVTLGVQAWALHTGNAHWQTEVFTVLSLSQLGHVMAIRSDYEYIYRKGFLTNMPLLGAIVLTFLLQMSIIYLPIANEIFKTQPLTFEELLFCLGASSIVFFAVEIEKWVKRHF; from the coding sequence ATGAACTGGTACAACACAGATGTAGATACTGTTTTTCAGCAGCTCTCTGCTTCTAGACAAGGGCTAACCACAGAGCAGGTAGACCATCGACTGGCTGAATATGGCAAGAATGTGCTGGCTGAAAAAAAGAAAAAGCCTGCCTGGGTACTGTTCCTTTTGCAGTTCAAGGATTTTATGATCGTTATCTTGATCGCAGCCGCTATCATTTCAGGTTTTCTTGGCGATACTACTGATACGATCGTTATCCTACTCATTGTATTTCTGAATGCCATTGTTGGTTTTGTACAAGAATACCGTGCAGAAAAAGCAATGGAGGCATTAAAGAAAATGGCTACTCCACATGCTTCTGTTTTGCGTAACAAAACTGTTACGGTAGTCCCATCTGAAGAGTTAGTTCCTGGAGACCTGGTATTGTTGGAAGCGGGTAACTTAGTACCGGCTGACATCCGGTTGGTAGAAACACATTCCTTACGAATAGTGGAATCATCATTAACAGGTGAATCGGTGCCGGTTGATAAATCCCAAGACGCACTTACTGAGACCGACCTGCCTTTAGGTGATCGATTTAACATGGCCTATAAGGGTACCCATATTACCAATGGTAGAGCTACTGGAATTGTAACAGATACCGGGATGAAAACCGAACTGGGTAAAATAGCGGCCATGCTCCAGCAAGAAGAATCCGTAACTCCCTTACAGAACCGGTTAACCGATTTTGGTAAAAAGCTTACTTACCTGATTATCGGTATTTGTATTGTTTTGTTTTTTGTAGGTTATCTGCGTGGGCAGGATCCCTTAACCATGTTACTCTTATCCATCTCCTTAGCGGTAGCTGCCATACCTGAAGCGTTGCCCGCACTTATCACCATTGCATTGGCGCAAGGAGCCAAACGATTGGTGCGGAAAAATGTACTGATACGAAAGTTGCCTGCTGTCGAAACTCTAGGATCGGTAACCTACATCTGCTCCGATAAAACAGGAACACTCACGCAAAATAAAATGACAGTAGTGGAAGTGTTTCCCTTATCTACAAGCAGGCAATTGGGGGAGTCTGATTCATTCCTGAACAATGCTATGGTTTTAAATCAGGATGTGAAGAGAGATAAAGAGGGGAACTGGATGGGCGACCCTACAGAAATAGCTATGGTAGCTTATGTTAATGATCAAAATGGCCAGTCGGTAGGCACTATTCAAGGTCAATATCCACGAGTGGGAGAGCTGCCTTTTGATTCTGACCGTAAGCGTATGACCACGATCCATGCATATGGTGATCAGTTTATAGCGATATCCAAAGGTGCCTTGGAATCAATCATTGCCATTATAAATGATCACAGTGATGAACAAATGTTGGTTGAAAAGGCAAGTGAAATGGCAAGTAATGGCATACGTGTATTAGCTTTTTGTTATCGCCTGTTTGATAAGAAGCCGGCTGTTCTTTCTGTAGAAGATATAGAAAAGGAAATGACATTGGCGGGCTTGGTCGGAATGATTGATCCGCCACGCGAAGAAATACCTGCCTCCATTCGAGAATGTAAAACGGCCGGTATTCAGCCTGTAATGATCACGGGCGATCACAAAGAAACTGCAGCTGCCATTGCCCGTCAGATCGGTATATTGGATGAAGATGGTTTAGTAGTGACAGGTGCTGAACTGCAAAAACTTTCCAATGAAGATTTTCATAGAAGAGTAGAACGGATAAGGGTATACGCACGCGTATCGCCACAACAGAAGTTGGATATTGTAAGAGCGCTACAAGATAAAAAGCATTTTGTGGCCATGACAGGTGATGGTGTTAATGACGCACCATCATTAAAGATGGCCAACATCGGTATAGCCATGGGTATTACGGGTACAGATGTTAGTAAGGAAGCCTCGCATATGATTTTGCTAGACGACAATTTTGCTACTATCGTACGGGCCATTCGGGAAGGGCGGCGTATCTATGATAACATCCGCAAGTTTGTTAAGTATATCATGACCTGCAACAGTGCGGAGATCTGGACCATATTTATGGCGCCGCTAGTAGGCCTACCTATTCCACTTTTGCCCATTCATATTCTTTGGATCAATCTGGTAACAGATGGCTTGCCGGGATTAACGCTGTCTGCAGAAAAGGCTGAAGCGAATATCATGCGGCGCCCGCCGCGCCGCACTACTGAGAGTTTGTTTTCCGAGGGCATAAGCTACCATATTGTTTGGGTAGGTATTTTAATGGCAGCTGTTACATTAGGTGTGCAAGCGTGGGCCTTGCATACCGGTAATGCTCATTGGCAAACAGAAGTATTTACAGTATTATCGCTATCTCAGCTGGGGCATGTTATGGCTATTAGAAGTGATTATGAATATATCTATCGAAAAGGATTCTTAACTAATATGCCTTTATTAGGTGCCATAGTGCTTACATTCCTGTTGCAAATGAGTATTATCTATTTGCCAATAGCCAATGAAATATTCAAAACGCAGCCATTAACATTTGAAGAACTCCTTTTTTGTTTAGGAGCGTCTTCTATTGTATTCTTTGCCGTAGAGATTGAAAAGTGGGTGAAGCGACATTTTTAA
- a CDS encoding ABC transporter permease has protein sequence MIKTYIRLAMRGLMKNRIFSFINIFGLAIGLTCCLLITLYIYHELSYDTHQKQRNRLYQVGTLAVIDGKAERYGTTPAPLAKAMQQEYPEVEKVARLMPALEDDKTLFQYTEGGTIKSFYEDKGYLADSSFFELFTYQFKEGNPTIALKDPNSIVISDDIAYKLFGNTLALNKIIHINSATNGSYDFKVTGVFVPATTPSHIDARFFMSMEGGDVAPWVSSLNDMVNNNLFYTYLLLKPGTDANKLQSKFDAFINKYARADLKASGRDRKQYLTAVQDIHLFANDKRNVSESGNLTSLYILASIALVTLLIACVNFMNLSTARSSKRAVEIGVRKVLGAEKTVLIKQFLWEAILLAVISFIFSLALTGALLPLFERVSGKQFAFSSSQYSLLVLGFLVVTILTGFIAGVYPAFYLSAFKPVKVLKGKLSNSLAAISLRKALVVFQFVISVALIVASVTISNQMHYLRNKDLGFEKDQQVVIPLRTTTAKSAYAALKNEVVASPAIAGAGASLYYPGIANVMDWLLYKQGTPPDQTKDIYINYVDDSYLHNLAIKPVAGRLFSKDFPADTSNRMIINEQAVKLFGFASAEDAIGKSLVMMWNGTESLFPIVGVVKDFHFKELRSEIQAYGFLLSRSQNYNYLIAHAKGGTIKPALAAISSAWKKVNPNEPFEYSFMDDDFQKNYFAEERLAAIIRYFTIVAIFISCLGLFGLTTFSVEQRTKEIGIRKVLGASIPGLVTLLSKDFLKLVVLSFFIASPIAWYFMNSWLQNFAYKTPFTIWMVVVSWGIALLIAFLTISIQAIKAALTNPVKNLRTE, from the coding sequence ATGATCAAAACCTACATAAGGCTGGCCATGAGAGGACTGATGAAGAACCGGATTTTTTCCTTCATCAACATTTTTGGGTTAGCTATCGGCTTAACCTGTTGTTTACTAATAACACTTTATATCTACCACGAGTTAAGTTATGACACCCATCAGAAGCAACGTAATCGTCTTTACCAAGTAGGAACGTTGGCCGTAATAGATGGAAAAGCAGAACGGTATGGTACCACGCCGGCTCCTTTGGCAAAAGCTATGCAGCAGGAGTACCCTGAGGTAGAAAAAGTAGCTCGATTAATGCCAGCCTTAGAGGATGATAAAACACTCTTTCAATATACAGAAGGCGGCACAATTAAATCTTTTTATGAGGATAAAGGCTACTTAGCTGATTCTAGTTTTTTTGAACTGTTTACTTACCAATTTAAAGAGGGTAATCCGACTATTGCGTTAAAGGATCCAAATTCAATAGTTATTTCTGATGATATCGCTTATAAGCTCTTTGGCAATACGCTTGCGTTAAATAAGATCATTCATATCAATAGTGCTACAAATGGTTCCTATGATTTTAAAGTAACTGGTGTGTTTGTGCCTGCTACAACGCCTTCACATATTGATGCCCGCTTTTTCATGTCTATGGAAGGAGGCGATGTGGCGCCGTGGGTTAGTTCTCTTAACGATATGGTAAACAACAACTTGTTCTACACTTATCTATTGCTGAAGCCGGGTACTGATGCCAATAAACTGCAAAGTAAGTTCGATGCATTTATCAATAAATATGCGCGAGCAGATTTAAAAGCATCCGGCCGCGACCGCAAGCAATACCTAACGGCTGTGCAAGACATTCATTTATTTGCCAATGATAAGCGTAATGTATCCGAAAGTGGTAACCTTACTTCTTTATACATATTGGCTTCAATTGCTCTTGTAACGTTGTTGATTGCCTGCGTCAACTTTATGAATCTATCCACTGCCCGTTCATCCAAAAGAGCCGTCGAAATCGGCGTGCGTAAAGTATTAGGAGCCGAAAAGACGGTATTGATAAAACAGTTTTTGTGGGAAGCTATTTTGTTGGCAGTGATCTCTTTTATTTTTTCTCTCGCCTTAACAGGAGCGTTATTGCCCTTATTTGAAAGAGTATCAGGTAAACAATTTGCCTTTTCTTCTTCTCAATACAGCTTGTTGGTGTTAGGTTTCTTAGTCGTTACTATTTTAACTGGTTTTATTGCAGGTGTATATCCGGCTTTTTACTTGTCAGCTTTTAAGCCTGTGAAAGTATTAAAGGGTAAGCTTTCCAACTCCCTGGCAGCTATTTCTTTGCGGAAAGCGCTTGTTGTATTTCAATTTGTTATTTCTGTTGCCCTGATCGTTGCATCTGTAACCATATCTAACCAAATGCATTACCTGCGTAATAAGGACCTGGGATTTGAAAAAGACCAACAGGTGGTAATTCCTTTACGCACTACAACTGCTAAAAGCGCTTATGCAGCGTTAAAAAATGAGGTTGTAGCTAGCCCTGCTATAGCAGGTGCAGGCGCTTCATTATATTATCCGGGTATTGCTAATGTAATGGACTGGTTGTTGTATAAACAAGGCACGCCACCAGATCAAACAAAAGATATCTATATCAATTATGTGGATGATAGTTACCTGCACAACTTGGCTATAAAACCAGTGGCTGGTCGCTTGTTCTCTAAAGACTTTCCGGCCGACACCAGCAACCGTATGATCATTAATGAGCAAGCCGTAAAATTGTTTGGCTTTGCATCAGCAGAAGATGCTATTGGTAAAAGCCTGGTGATGATGTGGAACGGTACTGAGAGCCTGTTTCCGATTGTTGGTGTAGTAAAAGACTTTCACTTCAAAGAACTGCGTTCTGAGATTCAAGCCTATGGTTTTTTATTAAGCCGAAGTCAAAACTACAACTACCTGATAGCGCATGCTAAGGGCGGTACTATCAAACCGGCTCTAGCAGCCATATCAAGTGCCTGGAAAAAGGTCAATCCTAACGAGCCATTTGAATACAGCTTTATGGATGATGACTTTCAAAAGAACTACTTTGCTGAAGAGCGCCTAGCGGCTATTATTCGCTACTTTACTATTGTTGCCATCTTTATTTCCTGCCTGGGTTTGTTTGGTTTGACAACCTTTAGCGTAGAACAACGCACAAAAGAAATTGGTATCCGTAAAGTATTAGGTGCTAGTATACCTGGCTTAGTTACACTGTTATCTAAAGACTTCCTGAAGTTGGTGGTGCTATCTTTCTTTATCGCATCGCCCATTGCCTGGTATTTCATGAATAGCTGGCTGCAAAACTTTGCCTACAAAACACCATTTACTATTTGGATGGTGGTTGTAAGTTGGGGTATTGCCTTGTTGATAGCTTTTCTTACCATTAGTATACAAGCTATAAAAGCAGCGTTGACCAATCCTGTCAAAAATCTACGTACCGAATAA
- a CDS encoding TonB-dependent receptor domain-containing protein: protein MRKKCLLIFTLITIFFTHIASAQNGSLIGKLIDEKGVAIGYANIALLKATDTTFVTGVLSSKEGSFVLKTPAAGSYILRFSAIGFSETKTAAFDVAADFNKDFGTVILKQETKTLQEVSVTALRPTITQLADRMVVNVEGTAMAASSNAFTALSKSPGVFIDQDGNIQLNGRAGVTVMLNGKLTYLSARDLRTMLEGMSAENIKNIEIITNPSAKYDAEGSSGILNINLKKYDRSGMNGSLYSGYTYNGKQHGYTAGGNINYNNGAWNTFLNLDFAHRVGGREATFTRVFYGTNQTTYFDQIATGNFMAEGPPTIRLGVDYNLNSNHSIGVMGYFNTNTLEADFLTNTFIGNTPKQPFQYIDADNYTHNTYTNGTANLHYQGKLDTFGTTLSSDLDFVKITNRGYSNYYNYFTDLNNNQNTTDFLYTNLPNGFDIYSGKIDFVHPITKSHKMEAGVKASHVVSDNDSRFYFNNNGLVLDPLRTNHFNYKENIYAAYVNYNGTLSKRFTLQAGLRAEQTKSTGISYTTGRVDERDYLDFFPSLFLQQKVNDNYGINYSYSRRLSRPNYGNLNPFKAYRDPYTWYEGNPYLRPQYTNVFSLAQTFKKVYSLTLSYQRTKDVMAEIPILDVDNSTTIYTTGNVNDGHSASLSGVGPLKISKKWDSQNTILLAYNKFSMQSNNGQLENDQLFYMFQSNHTIQLPKDIRMELNLLYRGPAASGLYHMAAMHRVDIAFKKSFLNKKIDLSINANDLFKGFRFYWTTDINGNINEFDQYFRFRSIGATIRYNFSKGKKINVKQRNSSVDEVNRT from the coding sequence ATGAGAAAGAAGTGTCTGTTAATTTTTACCCTCATAACCATTTTCTTTACCCATATAGCCTCTGCGCAAAACGGTTCATTAATTGGTAAGCTAATAGATGAAAAAGGCGTAGCTATTGGTTATGCCAATATTGCACTTTTAAAAGCAACCGATACTACATTCGTTACCGGAGTGCTGAGTAGCAAAGAAGGGTCCTTTGTGTTAAAAACACCAGCTGCAGGTTCCTATATACTTCGTTTTAGTGCTATTGGTTTTTCTGAAACTAAAACCGCTGCATTTGATGTAGCAGCTGATTTCAATAAAGACTTTGGTACTGTTATATTAAAGCAAGAAACAAAAACCTTGCAGGAGGTAAGTGTAACAGCATTACGCCCTACTATCACTCAATTAGCTGATCGTATGGTGGTGAACGTAGAAGGTACCGCTATGGCTGCTAGCAGTAATGCATTTACTGCATTGTCTAAGTCGCCGGGTGTATTTATAGATCAGGATGGTAATATACAACTCAACGGTCGCGCTGGTGTAACGGTAATGCTTAATGGCAAGCTGACCTACCTTTCTGCCCGGGACCTGCGGACAATGCTGGAAGGCATGTCGGCTGAAAACATCAAGAATATTGAGATCATTACCAATCCCTCAGCTAAATACGATGCAGAAGGCTCGTCAGGTATTCTAAATATCAATCTGAAAAAGTACGATCGTAGTGGCATGAACGGTAGTTTGTATTCTGGCTACACTTATAATGGCAAACAACATGGCTATACTGCTGGAGGTAATATCAACTATAATAACGGCGCATGGAATACATTTTTGAACTTGGACTTTGCTCACCGGGTAGGTGGTCGTGAAGCTACCTTTACCCGCGTATTCTACGGTACCAACCAAACTACCTACTTTGATCAGATTGCCACTGGCAATTTTATGGCCGAAGGTCCTCCAACTATCCGATTAGGAGTAGATTATAATCTGAATTCAAACCATAGTATTGGTGTTATGGGGTATTTTAATACAAACACCCTGGAGGCAGACTTCTTAACTAATACATTTATTGGAAACACTCCTAAGCAACCTTTTCAGTATATTGATGCTGATAACTATACGCACAATACATATACGAACGGCACTGCTAACTTGCATTATCAAGGCAAACTGGATACTTTTGGCACAACCCTTTCTTCCGACCTGGACTTTGTAAAGATCACAAATAGAGGATACTCCAATTACTATAACTACTTTACTGATCTAAATAACAATCAGAATACCACAGACTTTTTGTACACCAACTTACCCAATGGCTTTGATATTTATTCTGGTAAGATTGATTTTGTTCACCCCATTACCAAGTCCCATAAAATGGAAGCAGGTGTAAAAGCAAGCCATGTGGTATCGGACAACGACTCCCGCTTTTATTTCAATAACAACGGGCTTGTATTAGATCCATTACGTACTAACCATTTCAACTATAAAGAAAATATCTATGCAGCTTATGTGAACTATAATGGCACACTGAGTAAACGTTTTACACTGCAGGCAGGGCTTCGGGCTGAACAAACAAAGTCAACCGGCATTTCATATACCACTGGCCGTGTAGATGAGCGTGACTACCTGGATTTCTTTCCCAGTCTTTTCTTACAACAAAAGGTAAATGATAACTATGGTATCAATTACAGTTATAGCCGCCGACTCTCGCGTCCCAATTACGGAAATCTAAATCCTTTTAAAGCGTATCGTGATCCGTATACCTGGTATGAAGGGAATCCTTACTTACGTCCACAATACACTAACGTATTTAGTCTTGCTCAAACGTTTAAAAAGGTATACAGCCTTACACTCAGTTACCAACGCACTAAAGATGTAATGGCTGAAATTCCCATACTGGACGTGGATAACTCTACTACCATTTACACCACTGGAAATGTGAATGATGGGCATAGTGCCAGCCTTTCAGGTGTTGGTCCTCTTAAGATCTCGAAGAAGTGGGATTCACAAAACACCATTCTGTTAGCCTACAATAAATTCAGCATGCAATCCAACAATGGACAATTGGAAAATGATCAATTGTTTTATATGTTTCAATCCAATCACACGATTCAATTGCCAAAAGATATCCGCATGGAACTGAATTTACTATACAGGGGACCTGCTGCTTCTGGTCTTTATCATATGGCTGCCATGCATCGGGTAGATATTGCTTTCAAGAAAAGCTTCTTAAATAAAAAGATAGACCTCAGCATTAACGCCAACGATCTGTTCAAAGGCTTCCGATTCTATTGGACAACGGATATCAATGGTAATATCAACGAGTTTGATCAATATTTCCGCTTCCGCAGTATTGGTGCTACCATTCGCTATAATTTTAGTAAGGGTAAAAAGATCAATGTAAAACAGCGCAATTCTAGTGTCGATGAGGTAAATCGTACATAA